In Streptomyces nojiriensis, one genomic interval encodes:
- a CDS encoding trypsin-like serine peptidase, whose translation MVGTFFFDGQALNGKSTYCSGSVVRSKSKSLVLTAGHCANTLKDATHRIFVPQYRYGLPAGTQPSGVFPIDEVYKDPRYPEEGKATRGPLSDLDFAFVVVAPNARGQIENVTGALTFTPTTSYEHNVTVVGYPDSIENNSTHKAITCDVPTSRFYGFRQMKMECKGYYGGVSGGPWIKGYNASARTGQVIGNVGGMGGGGDVDWISYSPIYGKDAQDLYNDADNGIGPKNVHRGTYQPPTDGPVLPGSGETWKHAKQIASGDFSGTGHSDLLVIWTDGEVTLYPGDGNGGFRPERQLLAPNADWKSAATITAGDFTGSNQFDLMVRWDDGRMTLHGDVGSNGLNGGTEMAPSGSIWSHATQIAAGRFNAATYVTDLMVRWSDGELSLFTNVSAGTMGQEYKLKDPNSTWKDATLLTAGQYSGNQKWDLMVRWSSGALNNYVGTTTGGLGSEQPIHGPNKTWTHSVIMTTGQYTGDGLTNDLIIRWSDGETTMYKDTRMNNLGTEIMIAPPA comes from the coding sequence ATGGTCGGAACGTTCTTCTTCGACGGCCAGGCCCTGAACGGCAAGAGCACGTACTGCTCGGGCAGCGTCGTACGCAGCAAGAGCAAGAGCCTGGTGCTCACCGCGGGCCACTGCGCGAACACCCTCAAGGACGCGACCCACCGCATCTTCGTACCGCAGTACCGCTACGGCCTGCCCGCCGGCACGCAGCCGTCCGGGGTCTTCCCTATCGACGAGGTCTACAAGGACCCCCGGTATCCCGAAGAGGGAAAGGCCACCAGAGGTCCGCTGTCCGACCTGGACTTCGCCTTCGTCGTGGTCGCACCGAACGCCAGAGGCCAGATCGAGAACGTCACAGGGGCACTGACTTTCACGCCCACCACCTCATACGAGCACAACGTGACCGTCGTGGGGTACCCCGACAGCATCGAGAACAACAGCACGCACAAAGCCATCACGTGCGACGTCCCCACAAGCCGGTTCTACGGCTTCCGCCAGATGAAGATGGAATGCAAGGGCTACTACGGAGGCGTCTCCGGCGGCCCATGGATCAAGGGGTACAACGCCTCGGCACGCACCGGACAGGTGATCGGGAACGTCGGGGGCATGGGCGGTGGCGGCGACGTCGACTGGATCTCGTACTCTCCGATTTACGGCAAGGACGCCCAAGACCTCTACAACGACGCCGACAACGGTATCGGACCGAAGAACGTCCATCGCGGCACCTACCAGCCTCCGACGGACGGCCCCGTCCTTCCCGGCAGCGGCGAGACCTGGAAGCACGCCAAGCAGATAGCCTCCGGCGACTTCTCCGGCACCGGACACAGCGACCTGCTCGTCATCTGGACCGACGGCGAAGTCACCCTCTACCCCGGCGACGGCAATGGCGGCTTCCGCCCCGAGCGCCAGCTCCTGGCCCCCAACGCAGACTGGAAGTCGGCCGCCACCATCACCGCCGGCGACTTCACCGGATCCAACCAGTTCGACCTGATGGTCCGCTGGGACGACGGCCGGATGACCCTCCACGGCGACGTCGGTTCCAACGGCCTCAACGGGGGAACCGAGATGGCGCCCTCCGGATCCATCTGGAGCCACGCCACCCAGATCGCCGCCGGCCGCTTCAACGCCGCCACCTACGTCACCGACCTCATGGTCCGCTGGTCGGACGGCGAACTCAGCCTCTTCACCAACGTGAGCGCCGGCACCATGGGCCAGGAATACAAGCTCAAGGACCCCAACAGCACCTGGAAGGACGCCACCCTGCTGACCGCGGGGCAGTACTCCGGAAACCAGAAATGGGACCTCATGGTCCGCTGGTCCAGCGGCGCGCTCAACAACTACGTCGGCACCACCACCGGCGGCCTCGGCAGCGAGCAGCCCATCCACGGCCCCAACAAGACCTGGACCCACAGCGTCATCATGACCACCGGCCAGTACACCGGTGACGGACTCACCAACGACCTCATCATCCGCTGGAGCGACGGCGAGACCACCATGTACAAGGACACCCGCATGAACAACCTCGGAACAGAAATCATGATCGCCCCACCCGCCTAA
- a CDS encoding isoamylase early set domain-containing protein, translating to MLARTRSKKRTEITFVLPAGHPAGEVSVVGDFNGWRPGAHPLVERPDGSRAVTVTFPVDQHHGFRYLADGGHWLDEEGADGHDGRNCLLHT from the coding sequence ATGTTGGCGCGCACTCGGAGTAAGAAGCGGACCGAGATCACGTTCGTGTTGCCCGCCGGCCATCCGGCTGGTGAGGTCAGCGTGGTCGGTGACTTCAACGGTTGGCGGCCCGGCGCTCATCCCTTGGTCGAGCGCCCGGACGGAAGCCGCGCGGTCACGGTCACCTTCCCGGTGGACCAGCACCACGGGTTCCGCTACCTCGCCGACGGTGGCCACTGGCTCGACGAAGAAGGGGCGGACGGCCACGACGGCCGTAACTGCCTCCTGCACACCTGA
- a CDS encoding STAS domain-containing protein, giving the protein MAERPSPEAGGNAIAVEVLEHAVAIRPSGEIDIETAPALRFALAQALTHASPAKPVTVDCSDITFCDSSALNALLAARRAAQETGTVVRLAAPNHQLQRLLEMTGALPLFPVDHDPPPADRSSKGYPHGLPR; this is encoded by the coding sequence ATGGCCGAACGCCCTTCCCCGGAGGCCGGCGGCAACGCCATCGCCGTGGAAGTCCTGGAGCACGCCGTTGCCATCAGGCCCTCGGGCGAGATAGACATCGAGACGGCCCCCGCCCTGCGGTTCGCCCTCGCCCAAGCCCTCACCCACGCCTCACCGGCCAAGCCCGTGACGGTCGACTGCAGCGACATCACCTTCTGCGACTCCTCCGCGCTCAACGCACTCCTCGCCGCCCGGCGCGCAGCACAGGAGACCGGAACCGTCGTCCGCCTGGCAGCCCCCAACCACCAGCTCCAGCGCCTCCTGGAGATGACCGGCGCCCTGCCCCTCTTCCCCGTGGACCACGACCCGCCGCCCGCCGACCGCTCCTCGAAGGGATACCCGCACGGGCTGCCTCGGTAG
- a CDS encoding HSP18 transcriptional regulator, which translates to MNESIEPPEPIPFPAAAAALEAINQAIRDARKPSARTSAAEAAATTADADPHVALAALVMLREVREQLAGWESGLVETAREQGASWADLAGPLGVASRQAAERRYLRLRPGAAGSTGEQRVQATRDTRAADRTVTAWARDHAADLRRLAGQVTALTGLPEGAEGAVGDLNLALADDDAARLVRPLIDTRAHLRPEDTELAERIDALTWHTDRLRQETHDQRST; encoded by the coding sequence ATGAACGAGAGCATCGAGCCGCCCGAGCCGATCCCTTTCCCGGCCGCCGCCGCAGCACTGGAGGCGATCAACCAGGCCATAAGGGACGCGCGTAAGCCCTCTGCACGCACCTCGGCGGCCGAAGCCGCGGCGACCACAGCGGACGCCGACCCCCACGTCGCTCTGGCCGCGCTGGTAATGCTGCGCGAGGTCCGTGAGCAGCTCGCCGGTTGGGAGAGCGGCCTGGTCGAGACCGCCCGCGAGCAGGGCGCGAGCTGGGCCGACCTCGCGGGCCCGCTAGGGGTCGCCAGCCGACAGGCCGCCGAACGCCGCTACCTGCGGCTGCGCCCGGGAGCGGCCGGGAGCACCGGCGAGCAGCGCGTCCAGGCCACGCGCGACACACGCGCCGCCGACCGCACGGTGACCGCCTGGGCCCGCGACCACGCGGCCGACCTGCGCCGTCTCGCCGGCCAGGTCACCGCTCTGACCGGTCTCCCCGAGGGTGCCGAGGGCGCCGTCGGCGACCTGAACCTGGCCCTCGCCGACGACGACGCCGCCCGCCTCGTCCGCCCTCTGATCGACACCCGTGCCCACCTGCGACCCGAGGACACCGAGCTCGCCGAACGCATCGACGCCCTGACCTGGCACACCGACCGGCTCCGCCAGGAAACCCACGACCAACGCAGCACCTGA
- a CDS encoding Hsp20/alpha crystallin family protein — MLMRTDPFREMDRIVQQLSGTSGTWSKPSVMPMDAYRQGDVYVIAFDLPGVSTEAIDIDVERNMLTVKAERRPAEKSDGVQMELSERPLGVFSRQVMLADTLDTEHIEAEYDAGVLTLRIPIAERAKPRKISIGGESGRKQISG, encoded by the coding sequence ATGTTGATGCGCACCGACCCGTTCCGCGAGATGGACCGGATCGTCCAGCAGCTGTCGGGTACGTCTGGCACGTGGTCAAAGCCGTCCGTGATGCCGATGGACGCCTACCGTCAGGGCGACGTGTACGTGATCGCCTTCGACCTCCCCGGTGTGAGCACCGAGGCGATCGACATCGACGTCGAGCGGAACATGCTGACGGTGAAGGCCGAGCGCCGGCCCGCGGAGAAGTCCGACGGCGTGCAGATGGAGCTCTCCGAGCGGCCCCTCGGTGTCTTCTCCCGCCAGGTCATGCTGGCCGACACCCTCGACACCGAGCACATCGAAGCCGAGTACGACGCGGGTGTCCTGACCCTGCGGATCCCGATCGCCGAACGCGCCAAGCCCCGCAAGATCAGCATCGGCGGCGAAAGCGGCCGCAAGCAGATCTCCGGCTGA
- a CDS encoding DUF2267 domain-containing protein, translated as MPMRRESFLTHVQERGEYETLEDADRVARVVLALLGAHLVGTVRSELAARLPETYALILLNPLEAAEPLSPERFVRATAAWIEGATETTALWDIGAVLSTTAAAAGDVLTREVLLQLPPGYDLLFGHPQPT; from the coding sequence ATGCCGATGCGCAGGGAATCGTTCCTGACCCACGTCCAGGAACGCGGCGAGTACGAGACCCTGGAAGACGCCGATCGCGTTGCCCGCGTCGTCCTGGCCCTGCTGGGCGCACATCTGGTGGGCACCGTACGGTCCGAGCTCGCCGCCCGCCTCCCCGAAACGTACGCGCTGATCCTCCTGAACCCGCTGGAGGCAGCAGAGCCGCTCTCGCCGGAGCGATTCGTGCGTGCGACCGCGGCCTGGATCGAGGGCGCCACCGAGACGACCGCGCTGTGGGACATCGGCGCGGTCCTGTCCACCACGGCCGCCGCCGCGGGTGACGTCCTGACCCGCGAGGTCCTGCTTCAGCTCCCGCCCGGCTACGACCTCCTCTTCGGCCACCCCCAGCCCACCTGA
- a CDS encoding DUF2267 domain-containing protein, with translation MYDQPRPNRATPAMTFDQMLERVRYEGAYPTRERAAEAVQYVLSALGRQLTGDERVDLAQCLPVEAALPLTAQIPTTEPLSGWGFVKDLAARTGATPATVRWDTGVVLAVVTRLAGPDLLARILRQLPGGYALLFGQAELRQPEPAAA, from the coding sequence ATGTACGACCAGCCTCGACCGAACCGGGCCACCCCCGCCATGACGTTCGACCAGATGCTGGAACGCGTGCGCTACGAAGGCGCCTACCCCACCCGCGAACGCGCAGCGGAAGCCGTCCAGTACGTTCTGTCCGCCCTCGGCCGCCAGCTCACCGGCGACGAACGCGTCGACCTCGCCCAGTGCCTGCCCGTCGAGGCCGCCCTCCCCCTGACCGCCCAGATCCCCACCACCGAACCCCTCAGCGGCTGGGGCTTCGTCAAAGACCTTGCCGCACGCACCGGCGCCACCCCCGCCACCGTCCGCTGGGACACAGGCGTCGTCCTTGCCGTCGTCACCCGCCTCGCAGGACCCGACCTCCTCGCCCGCATCCTGCGCCAGCTCCCCGGCGGCTACGCCCTCCTCTTCGGCCAGGCAGAACTGCGCCAGCCCGAGCCCGCCGCCGCCTGA
- a CDS encoding CsbD family protein, whose product MSGEQKAEAKGEQAKGKLKETAGRVTGNERMTAEGRAEQAKGDAREAKEKVKDVFKR is encoded by the coding sequence GTGTCTGGTGAGCAGAAGGCCGAGGCGAAGGGCGAGCAGGCCAAGGGCAAGCTCAAGGAGACTGCTGGCCGCGTGACGGGCAATGAGCGGATGACCGCCGAGGGCCGTGCGGAGCAGGCCAAGGGCGATGCCCGTGAGGCCAAGGAGAAGGTCAAGGACGTCTTCAAGCGCTGA
- a CDS encoding ATP-dependent Clp protease proteolytic subunit, giving the protein MTPLTMLAPRAEEGDTPPGHFDDHLAARLLDQRIVLLGTQVDEVSANRVCAQLLLLSAQDPRSDIGLYVNSPGGSVTAGLAIYDTMRLIPNDVSTLAMGFAASMGQFLLTVGTPGKRFALPNARIMMHQPSAGIGGTAADIEIQAENLQFTKKAIERITAQHTGQSVETIARDGDRDRWFTAEQAREYGMVDRVVESLADIRPATPRRRTGL; this is encoded by the coding sequence ATGACTCCCCTCACCATGCTCGCCCCCCGCGCGGAGGAGGGCGACACACCGCCCGGCCACTTCGACGACCACCTCGCGGCAAGGCTGCTCGACCAGCGGATCGTCCTCCTGGGCACCCAGGTCGACGAGGTGTCGGCCAACCGGGTGTGCGCACAGTTGCTGCTGCTGTCGGCGCAGGACCCGCGCTCCGACATCGGCCTGTACGTCAACAGCCCCGGCGGGTCGGTCACCGCGGGTCTCGCCATCTACGACACGATGCGGCTCATCCCGAACGACGTCTCGACGCTGGCGATGGGCTTCGCCGCCAGCATGGGCCAGTTCCTGCTCACCGTGGGGACGCCCGGCAAGCGGTTCGCGCTGCCGAACGCGCGGATCATGATGCACCAGCCCTCGGCGGGCATCGGCGGTACCGCCGCGGACATCGAGATCCAGGCGGAGAACCTCCAGTTCACCAAGAAGGCCATCGAGCGGATCACCGCCCAGCACACCGGGCAGAGCGTGGAGACGATCGCGCGGGACGGCGACCGAGACCGCTGGTTCACGGCCGAACAGGCCAGGGAGTACGGGATGGTGGACCGGGTGGTGGAGTCGCTCGCCGACATCCGCCCGGCCACGCCGCGCCGACGGACGGGGCTGTGA
- a CDS encoding ClpP family protease has product MGSYTVPYVIERTAQGERSYDVFSRLLNERIIFLGTEIDDGVANVVIAQLLHLESASPEQEISIYLNSPGGSFTSLMAIYDTMTFVQAPISTFCVGQASSTAAVLLAGGDPGRRFVLRHARVLLGQPASGGRQGTVSDLSLAAKEMVRIRSQVEEVLSRHTHHDVATLRADMDREKVFTAEEAVAYGLADEVLSRRFAFV; this is encoded by the coding sequence ATGGGGTCGTACACGGTTCCCTACGTGATCGAGCGGACCGCGCAGGGCGAGCGGTCCTACGACGTCTTCAGCCGGCTGCTGAACGAGCGGATCATCTTTCTCGGCACCGAGATCGACGACGGGGTCGCCAACGTGGTCATCGCGCAGCTCCTGCACCTGGAGTCGGCGAGCCCGGAGCAGGAGATCTCGATCTATCTCAACTCGCCCGGCGGATCGTTCACTTCGCTGATGGCGATCTACGACACGATGACGTTCGTGCAGGCTCCGATCTCCACCTTCTGCGTCGGTCAAGCGTCGTCGACGGCGGCGGTGCTGCTGGCGGGCGGAGATCCCGGGCGGCGGTTCGTGCTCCGGCACGCGCGGGTGCTGCTCGGTCAGCCGGCCAGCGGCGGCCGGCAGGGGACGGTCTCCGACCTCAGCCTCGCGGCCAAGGAGATGGTCCGTATCCGCTCGCAGGTGGAGGAGGTTCTGTCCCGGCACACGCACCACGACGTGGCGACGCTGCGCGCGGACATGGACCGGGAGAAGGTGTTCACCGCCGAGGAGGCCGTGGCCTACGGGCTGGCCGACGAGGTGCTGAGCCGACGGTTCGCGTTCGTCTGA
- a CDS encoding helix-turn-helix domain-containing protein, which produces MSTHAPNESRVISLRPKAPSPGSGGAAGAPRRPMGGPQPRAPREPLWRDLVGDVLRRERLAQERTLKDVSEAARISMPYLSEVERGRKEASSEVLAAAAQALGLGLADLLLLAGDELARHARSRVVRARTSPTSPTAQYDGFCLAA; this is translated from the coding sequence GTGAGCACTCATGCGCCGAACGAGTCCCGCGTCATCTCCCTGCGCCCGAAGGCTCCGTCGCCCGGTTCCGGCGGGGCGGCCGGCGCCCCGCGGCGCCCCATGGGGGGTCCACAGCCACGCGCGCCGAGGGAGCCGCTGTGGCGTGACCTCGTCGGCGACGTGCTGCGGCGCGAGCGGCTCGCCCAGGAGCGCACGCTGAAGGACGTCTCGGAGGCGGCCCGGATCTCGATGCCGTACCTGTCGGAGGTGGAGCGCGGACGCAAGGAGGCATCCTCCGAGGTGCTCGCGGCCGCCGCCCAGGCCCTCGGGCTCGGCCTCGCCGACCTGCTCCTGCTCGCCGGTGACGAGCTGGCCCGGCACGCCCGGAGCCGGGTGGTCCGGGCCCGCACGTCACCCACGTCGCCCACGGCGCAGTACGACGGCTTCTGCCTCGCCGCCTGA